CATCCGCTGGCCCTACCGGCTGGCCTACGTGGTCATGGCCTTCGTGGGCGGTCTGGGCAGCTTCACCACCCTGATCAAGCTTTCCGACACCATGAACGGCCTCATGGCCATCCCCAACCTGATCGCGCTGCTGTTGCTCGGCGGCGTGGTGGCCAGGCTGACGCGCGGCTTCTTCTCGGGCGAGCCCTGGACCCCGCCGAAGTAGCCCCGCCCCTCCCGAGGCCGCGGCCGGACGGCCGCGGCTTTTGTATGCTGCAAGGGTGAAGCGCATCGTCGTGGGGGTCAGCGGAGCGTCGGGAATGCCCTACGCCCGCAACCTGCTGGGCCAGCTGGCGGTTCGCGAGGGCGTCGAGGTCCACCTGATCGTCAGCCGGGGGGCGCGCCGGGTCTACGCCCGCGAAGGGGGCGATCCCGCGGAGCTGGCGGTGCACGCCGACGTGGTCTACGACCCCGACGACCTGGGCGCGGCTCCGGCCTCGGGCAGCTTCCCCACCGCGGGGATGGTGGTGGTGCCGGCGAGCGCCACCACCGTGGGCAAGCTGGCCGCCGGGATCGCCGACAACCTGTTGCTGCGGGCCGCCTACGTGCACCTCAAGGAGCGGCGGCCGCTCGTCGTGGTGCCGCGGGAGGCGCCGCTGCCGGAGGTGACGCTCGAGGCCCTGCTCAAGCTGGCCCGGGCGGGCGCCGTGATCCTGCCGGCCAGCCCCGGCTTCTACCACCGGCCCGAGACGATCGACGACCTGCTCGGCTTCGTTTCGCAGCGCATCCTCGACCACCTGGGCCTCGAGGGCGACGGGGCGCGCTGGGGAGGTTAGCTGGCGTGCCTCCGTTCGCGACCGTCTCCGTCCTCGTCCCCGCCGCCGGCCAGGGGACGCGGCTGGGGCGCGGCCCCAAGGCCTTCGTGCGGGTGGGCGGCCGCACCCTGCTCGAATGGGTGCTCGCAGCCTTCGCCTGGGCCGACGAGGTGCGGGTGGCCCTGCCGCCCGGGGTTCCCCCGCCCCCGGCTGCGGCGAACGTCCGCTTCGTTCCTGGCGGCGCCGAGCGCCAGGAGAGCGTGGCGCGGTTGCTGGAGGGGGCGGGCGGCGACGTCGTGCTCGTGCACGACGCGGCGCGGCCGTTCGTGGTGCCCGCGGTCGTGGACCGGCTCCTGGCGGCCGTGGCCGGCAGCGGCGCGGCGGTGCCTGTGGTTCCGCTGCCCGACACCCTGATCGAGCCCGAAGAGGGGCGCTACGGGCCCGCGCTCGACCGCTCCCGCTACGCGCTGGTGCAGACGCCCCAGGCCTTCTTCCGCGAGGTTCTGGCCGAGGCGCACCAGCTGGCGCGGGCCGAAGGGCGCACGGCCACCGACGAGGCGCAGCTGGTGCGGGCACTGGGTTATCCGGTGGAACTGGTTCCCGGCGACCGCCGCATGTTCAAGGTCACCTTCCCCGAAGACCTGGCCCTGGCCGAGGCGCTGGCGCGCGTTTGGGAGGAACGGCCGGAATGACCCGAGGGCCGGCTGCGGTGGCCCTAGAGTGAGGGCATGAAGGTTCCGCGCATGAACCCGGTGACCGGTGCGTGGGAGATGGCCCCGCGCGACTGGGTGCTGACCTACCTTCCCC
This genomic stretch from Oceanithermus desulfurans harbors:
- a CDS encoding UbiX family flavin prenyltransferase — encoded protein: MKRIVVGVSGASGMPYARNLLGQLAVREGVEVHLIVSRGARRVYAREGGDPAELAVHADVVYDPDDLGAAPASGSFPTAGMVVVPASATTVGKLAAGIADNLLLRAAYVHLKERRPLVVVPREAPLPEVTLEALLKLARAGAVILPASPGFYHRPETIDDLLGFVSQRILDHLGLEGDGARWGG
- the ispD gene encoding 2-C-methyl-D-erythritol 4-phosphate cytidylyltransferase; amino-acid sequence: MPPFATVSVLVPAAGQGTRLGRGPKAFVRVGGRTLLEWVLAAFAWADEVRVALPPGVPPPPAAANVRFVPGGAERQESVARLLEGAGGDVVLVHDAARPFVVPAVVDRLLAAVAGSGAAVPVVPLPDTLIEPEEGRYGPALDRSRYALVQTPQAFFREVLAEAHQLARAEGRTATDEAQLVRALGYPVELVPGDRRMFKVTFPEDLALAEALARVWEERPE